One window of Microbacterium sediminis genomic DNA carries:
- a CDS encoding GlsB/YeaQ/YmgE family stress response membrane protein: protein MGFIAFIILGLIAGAIAKAILPGEQGGGWLATLLLGVVGAVVGGWIGTAIFGVGLEEFWSLESWLLAIGGAIVVLLIWGLITGRRSGTRS from the coding sequence ATGGGCTTCATCGCTTTCATCATCCTCGGCCTCATCGCTGGAGCTATTGCGAAGGCGATCCTGCCGGGCGAGCAGGGCGGCGGATGGCTCGCCACGCTGCTTCTCGGTGTCGTCGGCGCGGTCGTCGGCGGCTGGATCGGCACCGCGATCTTCGGCGTCGGACTCGAGGAGTTCTGGAGCCTGGAGAGCTGGCTGCTTGCGATCGGTGGCGCCATCGTCGTGCTGCTGATCTGGGGCCTCATCACGGGGCGCCGAAGCGGTACGCGCTCCTAA
- the allB gene encoding allantoinase AllB, giving the protein MNRALPSSVAARRVFLDGGFRAATVRIANGVVAAVDAFDARADVVVDDGHVLLPGLVDSHVHFNEPGRTGWEGFATGTAAAAAGGVTTVVEMPLNSIPVTTTPAALAAKREAAAGQLAVDIAYWGGAVPENLGSLDTLLDAGVVGVKCFLAPSGIDEFGHLDADQLERALAELAAHDGLLIAHAELQEHLGDAHGPVFTDFVASRPPAAEVEAIRRVIDAARRTDARAHIVHVAAAGALDLVRAAKAEGVRLTIETCPHYLTLRAEEVPDGQGRFKCCPPIRDGANQDLLWEGVLDGTIDAIVSDHSPATAELKDNADLGAAWGGISGVQTGLRAVWTEARRRGIALERIVPLFTTGPAGLVRLDRGSIATGAPAHLAVFDPEAERTLTVDELAYRNRMSPWVGRRLRGAVVETYLRGERIYTQGAGLLSRNGREVLV; this is encoded by the coding sequence GTGAACCGCGCGCTCCCGTCCTCCGTCGCCGCGCGCCGGGTGTTCCTCGACGGAGGCTTCCGTGCCGCCACCGTGCGCATCGCGAACGGCGTCGTCGCGGCCGTCGACGCATTCGACGCCAGGGCCGACGTCGTCGTCGACGACGGACACGTGCTGCTGCCGGGTCTCGTCGACTCCCACGTGCACTTCAACGAGCCCGGCCGCACGGGCTGGGAGGGCTTCGCCACGGGAACGGCGGCCGCGGCCGCCGGCGGGGTCACGACCGTCGTCGAGATGCCGCTGAACTCCATCCCGGTCACGACGACGCCCGCGGCGCTCGCGGCGAAGCGCGAGGCGGCCGCGGGTCAGCTGGCCGTCGACATCGCGTACTGGGGCGGCGCCGTCCCCGAGAACCTCGGCTCGCTCGACACCCTGCTGGACGCGGGCGTCGTGGGGGTGAAGTGCTTCCTCGCGCCGAGCGGCATCGACGAGTTCGGCCACCTCGATGCCGACCAGCTGGAGCGCGCCCTCGCGGAGCTGGCCGCGCATGACGGGCTCCTCATCGCTCACGCCGAGCTGCAGGAGCACCTGGGCGACGCGCACGGTCCGGTCTTCACCGACTTCGTGGCCTCGCGACCGCCCGCCGCCGAGGTCGAGGCGATCCGTCGCGTGATCGACGCGGCGCGCCGGACCGATGCGCGGGCGCACATCGTGCACGTGGCCGCGGCCGGGGCCCTCGATCTCGTGCGGGCGGCGAAGGCGGAGGGCGTCCGGCTCACGATCGAGACCTGCCCGCACTACCTCACGCTGCGCGCGGAGGAGGTGCCCGACGGGCAGGGGAGGTTCAAGTGCTGCCCGCCGATCCGCGACGGCGCGAACCAGGACCTGCTGTGGGAGGGCGTGCTGGACGGCACGATCGACGCCATCGTCAGCGACCACTCACCGGCCACCGCGGAGCTCAAGGACAACGCCGACCTCGGCGCGGCGTGGGGCGGGATCTCCGGCGTCCAGACCGGTCTGCGCGCCGTCTGGACCGAGGCGCGGCGACGCGGGATCGCTCTGGAGCGCATCGTGCCGCTGTTCACGACCGGACCGGCCGGCCTGGTGCGACTCGACCGCGGCAGCATCGCCACCGGCGCCCCCGCCCACCTCGCGGTCTTCGACCCCGAGGCCGAGCGCACCCTCACGGTGGACGAGCTCGCCTATCGGAACCGGATGTCGCCCTGGGTGGGGCGGCGCCTGCGGGGCGCCGTCGTCGAGACCTATCTTCGCGGTGAGCGGATCTATACGCAGGGGGCGGGGCTCCTCTCCCGGAACGGACGCGAGGTGCTGGTGTGA
- a CDS encoding aspartate/glutamate racemase family protein: MRITLINPNTSRAMTEKVAVAAREVAAPDVEILAVCPAPGEGPDAIESHYDEVRASAAILDLVSRDLAAGGSDAYVIACFGDPGVDAVRELVDVPVVGIAEAAMHVASMAGRTFGIVTTLSRTLGRAEDLVLRHGFERACVSACGTGIPVLALEREDPAAIERIAGWCERVVREDGADAVVLGCAGMADLCRELSERVGVPVVDGVAAGVGLVQAMVRMGVGTSKRDEYARPPRLAPEHRAAGDDTSATHEPVSLTA, from the coding sequence GTGCGCATCACCCTGATCAACCCCAACACCTCGCGGGCGATGACCGAGAAAGTCGCGGTCGCCGCCCGCGAGGTGGCGGCTCCCGATGTCGAGATCCTCGCCGTGTGCCCCGCACCCGGCGAGGGCCCCGACGCGATCGAGAGCCACTACGACGAGGTCCGCGCGAGCGCCGCGATCCTCGACCTCGTCTCGCGTGACCTCGCCGCGGGCGGATCGGACGCCTACGTCATCGCCTGCTTCGGCGACCCGGGCGTCGACGCGGTGCGCGAGCTCGTCGACGTACCGGTCGTCGGCATCGCCGAGGCGGCCATGCACGTCGCGTCGATGGCGGGGCGCACCTTCGGCATCGTCACCACGCTCTCGCGAACGCTCGGCCGGGCCGAGGACCTCGTGCTCCGTCACGGCTTCGAGCGCGCCTGTGTGTCGGCGTGCGGCACGGGCATCCCCGTGCTCGCGCTCGAACGGGAGGATCCCGCGGCGATCGAGCGCATCGCCGGATGGTGCGAGCGCGTGGTTCGGGAGGACGGGGCGGATGCCGTGGTGCTCGGCTGCGCCGGGATGGCCGACCTGTGCCGCGAGCTGTCGGAGCGCGTCGGGGTGCCCGTCGTCGACGGCGTTGCCGCCGGTGTCGGCCTCGTGCAGGCCATGGTCCGCATGGGTGTGGGCACGAGCAAGCGCGACGAGTACGCGCGGCCGCCGCGGCTCGCGCCGGAACACCGCGCCGCGGGCGACGACACATCGGCGACACACGAGCCCGTTAGCCTGACCGCGTGA
- a CDS encoding adenine phosphoribosyltransferase translates to MTNALARAESLIAVTPDYPEPGVLFRDISPLLADGPALRAVADELIRPFDGAFDIVGGIEARGFLLAGYVSALTGVGMLPIRKAGKLPRPAAAVSYALEYGTATIEGPDVLAPGQRVLLLDDVLATGGTLTAAQELVRELGAVVAGSAVILELEGLRGREHAGDVHTVFTA, encoded by the coding sequence GTGACCAACGCCCTCGCCCGAGCCGAGTCGCTCATCGCCGTGACCCCCGACTACCCGGAACCCGGCGTGCTGTTCCGCGACATCTCGCCGCTCCTCGCCGACGGGCCCGCGCTGCGCGCCGTCGCCGACGAGCTCATCCGCCCGTTCGACGGGGCGTTCGACATCGTCGGCGGCATCGAGGCGCGCGGGTTTCTGCTCGCCGGCTACGTGTCGGCGCTCACCGGCGTGGGCATGCTGCCCATCCGCAAGGCCGGCAAGCTGCCGCGCCCGGCCGCCGCGGTCTCGTACGCGCTCGAGTACGGCACGGCCACCATCGAGGGCCCCGACGTGCTCGCCCCGGGCCAGCGCGTGCTGCTGCTCGACGACGTGCTCGCCACGGGCGGCACGCTCACCGCGGCGCAGGAGCTGGTGCGCGAGCTCGGCGCCGTCGTGGCCGGCTCGGCGGTGATCCTCGAGCTCGAGGGCCTGCGCGGCCGCGAGCACGCCGGCGACGTGCACACCGTCTTCACCGCGTAG
- the glgB gene encoding 1,4-alpha-glucan branching protein GlgB, whose protein sequence is MMPEILPVDTDELAAIAAGTHRDPHAVLGPHPHGGDVTVRVLRPLASGVAVTYIAPPSRRHPDGRHRVELEHEQDGIWVGVLTGVPEGDVPAYRIETSYADGSTHEADDPYRFLPTLGPLDLHLIGEGRHERLWQVLGAHVHEYDGLGAWPNVRGTAFAVWAPRARAVRVKADFNNWDGREHPMRQLGTSGVWELFVPDVGSGTHYKYDILGADGRWRLKADPMAQYAEVPPLTASVVHESRYAWNDAAWLERRVASAARGHTDQPMSIYEVHLASWRKDRSYAQLADELVAYVADLGFTHVELMPVMQHPFGGSWGYHVTGYYAPDSRFGDPDGLRLLIDRLHQAGIGVILDWVPGHFATDEWALARFDGQPLYEDPNPQRGWHKEWGSHIFDFGHREVRNFLYANAVYWLEEFHADGLRVDGVASMLYLDYAREAGEWSPNVHGGRENLEAVAFLQEMNATVYRRVPGVVTIAEESTAWPGVTRPTSEGGLGFGFKWNMGWMHDTLGYVSRDPVHRSHHHHDMTFSLTYAWSENYVLPLSHDEVVHGKGSLLRKVPGDRWRQLATLRAYLAFMWAHPGKQLLFMGGELGQESEWAESRELDWWLLDLPDHRGVQQAVRDLNARYRETPALWARDASPEGFAWIEADDAAANVLAFARRSPDGSLLVCASNFSAMPHERYVLRFPAAGAWDEILNTDAAEYGGSGVGNLGRIEVPEGLATAVALPPLGTVWFRLAG, encoded by the coding sequence GTGATGCCCGAGATCCTGCCCGTCGACACCGACGAGCTCGCCGCGATCGCCGCCGGGACGCACCGCGACCCGCACGCGGTGCTCGGCCCGCACCCGCACGGGGGCGACGTGACGGTGCGGGTGCTGCGGCCGCTGGCCAGCGGGGTCGCCGTCACCTACATCGCGCCGCCGAGCCGCCGGCACCCGGACGGGCGGCACCGCGTGGAGCTGGAGCACGAGCAGGACGGCATCTGGGTGGGGGTGCTCACCGGCGTGCCCGAGGGCGACGTGCCGGCGTACCGGATCGAGACCAGCTACGCCGACGGATCGACGCACGAGGCCGACGACCCGTACCGGTTCCTGCCCACCCTCGGCCCGCTCGATCTCCACCTGATCGGCGAGGGGCGGCACGAGCGGCTGTGGCAGGTGCTCGGCGCGCACGTGCACGAGTACGACGGGCTCGGCGCATGGCCGAACGTGCGGGGCACGGCGTTCGCGGTGTGGGCCCCGCGGGCGCGGGCCGTTCGCGTGAAGGCGGACTTCAACAACTGGGACGGCCGCGAGCACCCCATGCGGCAGCTGGGCACGAGCGGCGTCTGGGAGCTGTTCGTACCGGATGTGGGCAGCGGCACGCACTACAAGTACGACATCCTCGGCGCCGATGGGCGGTGGCGCCTCAAGGCCGATCCGATGGCCCAGTACGCCGAGGTGCCGCCGCTGACGGCCTCGGTGGTGCACGAGTCGCGGTACGCGTGGAACGACGCGGCCTGGCTCGAGCGGCGCGTCGCGAGCGCCGCGCGCGGGCACACCGATCAGCCGATGTCGATCTACGAGGTGCACCTGGCCTCGTGGCGCAAGGACCGCTCGTACGCGCAGCTGGCCGACGAGCTCGTCGCCTACGTGGCCGACCTGGGCTTCACGCACGTGGAGCTCATGCCCGTCATGCAGCACCCCTTCGGCGGGTCGTGGGGCTACCACGTGACCGGCTACTACGCGCCCGACAGCCGGTTCGGCGATCCCGACGGCCTGCGCCTGCTCATCGATCGCCTGCACCAGGCGGGCATCGGGGTGATCCTCGACTGGGTGCCGGGGCACTTCGCCACCGACGAGTGGGCGCTGGCCCGCTTCGACGGGCAGCCGCTGTACGAGGACCCCAACCCGCAGCGCGGCTGGCACAAGGAGTGGGGATCGCACATCTTCGACTTCGGCCACCGCGAGGTGCGCAACTTCCTCTACGCCAACGCCGTCTACTGGCTCGAGGAGTTCCACGCCGACGGCCTGCGGGTGGACGGCGTCGCCTCGATGCTCTACCTCGACTACGCCCGCGAGGCGGGGGAGTGGTCGCCGAACGTGCACGGCGGGCGCGAGAACCTCGAGGCCGTGGCGTTCCTGCAGGAGATGAACGCGACCGTGTACCGCCGCGTGCCCGGCGTCGTGACGATCGCCGAGGAGTCGACGGCCTGGCCGGGCGTGACCCGGCCCACCTCGGAGGGCGGGCTCGGCTTCGGGTTCAAGTGGAACATGGGCTGGATGCACGACACGCTCGGCTACGTCTCGCGCGACCCCGTGCACCGCTCGCACCACCACCACGACATGACGTTCTCGCTCACCTACGCCTGGAGCGAGAACTACGTCCTCCCGCTGTCGCACGACGAGGTGGTCCACGGCAAGGGGTCGCTGCTGCGCAAGGTGCCGGGCGATCGCTGGCGGCAGCTGGCCACCCTGCGCGCCTACCTCGCCTTCATGTGGGCGCACCCCGGCAAGCAGCTGCTGTTCATGGGCGGCGAGCTCGGCCAGGAGTCCGAGTGGGCGGAGTCGCGCGAGCTGGACTGGTGGCTGCTCGACCTGCCCGATCACCGGGGCGTGCAGCAGGCGGTGCGCGACCTCAACGCGCGCTACCGCGAGACGCCGGCGCTGTGGGCGCGCGACGCCTCCCCCGAGGGCTTCGCGTGGATCGAGGCCGACGACGCGGCGGCCAACGTGCTCGCCTTCGCGCGACGATCGCCCGACGGATCCCTGCTGGTGTGCGCGAGCAACTTCTCGGCCATGCCGCACGAGCGCTACGTGCTGCGCTTCCCGGCCGCGGGCGCGTGGGACGAGATCCTCAACACCGACGCCGCCGAGTACGGCGGGTCGGGCGTCGGCAACCTCGGGCGCATCGAGGTGCCCGAGGGCCTCGCGACCGCCGTCGCGCTGCCGCCGCTCGGCACGGTCTGGTTCCGCCTCGCCGGGTGA
- a CDS encoding NCS2 family permease, translating into MANETSTVTRAPGRGGAIDRFFKITERGSTIGTEVRGGLVTFFAMCYIVILNPLIIGTVPDGTGSFLGGGDAPNVQMIASATALIAGIMTILMGVVANYPMALAAGLGLNAVVAFSIAGLPGVTWADAMGLVVIEGLIILLLVLTGFREAVFNAVPRELKVAIGVGIGLFITLIGLTNAGFVETGSTILALGNLGTWPILVFVVGLVLAIVLWVRKVRGAMLIAILVATVLAVILEATLRIGAASEDNPGGWNSAPRFTGVVSAPDFSLLGQFNILTSWDRIGIVTAVLLIFTLLLADFFDTMGTMVAVGAEAKLLDEKGNPPQTRRILIVDSLAAVAGGVGSVSSNTSYVESTSGVGDGARTGLASVVTGIAFLLATFLSPLVALVPYEAAAPALVLVGFLMMTQISGIDWTKMEVAIPAFLTIAIMPFTYSISDGIGAGFIAYVIVKLAQGKAREIHWLMWLASALFVVYFTLDPIRAALGV; encoded by the coding sequence ATGGCGAACGAGACCTCCACGGTGACGCGCGCCCCCGGACGGGGCGGCGCGATCGACCGTTTCTTCAAGATCACCGAGCGCGGCTCCACCATCGGCACCGAGGTGCGCGGCGGCCTGGTGACCTTCTTCGCGATGTGCTACATCGTGATCCTGAACCCGCTGATCATCGGCACGGTGCCCGACGGCACCGGCAGCTTCCTCGGCGGCGGTGATGCGCCCAACGTGCAGATGATCGCGTCTGCCACGGCGCTGATCGCCGGCATCATGACGATCCTCATGGGCGTCGTCGCCAACTACCCCATGGCGCTGGCCGCCGGTCTCGGCCTCAACGCCGTCGTCGCGTTCTCGATCGCCGGCCTGCCGGGCGTGACGTGGGCCGACGCGATGGGCCTCGTGGTCATCGAGGGCCTCATCATCCTGCTGCTCGTGCTGACCGGGTTCCGCGAGGCGGTGTTCAACGCCGTGCCGCGCGAGCTGAAGGTCGCGATCGGCGTGGGCATCGGCCTGTTCATCACGCTCATCGGCCTCACCAACGCCGGCTTCGTCGAGACCGGATCGACGATCCTGGCCCTGGGCAACCTCGGCACCTGGCCGATCCTCGTCTTCGTCGTCGGCCTCGTGCTGGCCATCGTGCTGTGGGTGCGCAAGGTGCGCGGCGCCATGCTCATCGCGATCCTCGTGGCCACCGTCCTGGCCGTGATCCTCGAGGCCACGCTGCGCATCGGCGCCGCGAGCGAGGACAACCCCGGCGGCTGGAACTCGGCGCCGCGGTTCACGGGCGTCGTGAGCGCCCCCGACTTCTCGCTGCTGGGTCAGTTCAACATCCTCACCTCGTGGGATCGGATCGGCATCGTCACCGCCGTGCTGCTGATCTTCACGCTGCTGCTGGCCGACTTCTTCGACACGATGGGCACGATGGTCGCCGTCGGCGCCGAGGCGAAGCTGCTCGACGAGAAGGGCAACCCGCCGCAGACCCGCCGCATCCTCATCGTCGACTCGCTCGCCGCGGTCGCCGGTGGCGTGGGGTCGGTGTCGTCGAACACCTCGTACGTCGAGTCGACCTCGGGCGTCGGCGACGGCGCGCGCACGGGCCTGGCGTCCGTGGTGACGGGCATCGCCTTCCTGCTGGCCACGTTCCTGTCGCCGCTCGTGGCGCTGGTGCCCTACGAGGCCGCGGCCCCCGCGCTCGTGCTCGTCGGGTTCCTCATGATGACTCAGATCTCCGGCATCGACTGGACGAAGATGGAGGTCGCGATCCCGGCGTTCCTGACGATCGCGATCATGCCGTTCACCTACTCGATCTCGGACGGCATCGGCGCCGGCTTCATCGCCTACGTGATCGTCAAGCTCGCCCAGGGCAAGGCGCGCGAGATCCACTGGCTGATGTGGCTCGCCTCGGCGCTGTTCGTCGTGTACTTCACGCTCGACCCGATCCGCGCCGCGCTCGGCGTCTGA
- a CDS encoding cupin domain-containing protein: MPAPSDAPMHVGRRLREVRLRAGLSAAALARRIGVSTSAVSQIERGVMQPSVSRLITITDALGVPMSAVLTARPDEPSDVAIERAADVDYVELGSGVVFRRLSPAETPGVDYFESVYPPGSTATKDGLFRHEGYEVGHVLSGELTIDFDDEIVVLRAGDSVTYPCSRPHRLHNTGTEPVVARWLIVHPA, from the coding sequence GTGCCCGCCCCTTCCGACGCCCCGATGCATGTCGGACGACGCCTCCGCGAGGTGCGCCTGCGGGCGGGGCTGTCGGCGGCCGCGCTCGCCCGTCGCATCGGCGTCTCGACGAGCGCGGTCTCGCAGATCGAGCGCGGCGTCATGCAGCCGAGCGTGTCCCGCCTGATCACGATCACCGACGCGCTCGGCGTGCCGATGTCGGCCGTCCTCACCGCGCGCCCGGACGAGCCGTCCGACGTCGCGATCGAGCGCGCCGCCGATGTCGACTATGTCGAGCTGGGAAGCGGCGTCGTGTTCCGCCGACTGTCGCCAGCCGAGACGCCGGGCGTGGACTACTTCGAGTCGGTGTATCCGCCGGGAAGCACCGCGACGAAGGACGGGCTCTTCCGGCACGAGGGCTACGAGGTCGGGCACGTCCTGTCGGGCGAGCTCACGATCGACTTCGACGACGAGATCGTCGTGCTGCGCGCCGGCGACTCCGTGACGTACCCGTGCAGCCGGCCGCACCGCCTGCACAACACGGGCACCGAGCCGGTCGTCGCCCGCTGGCTCATCGTGCACCCCGCCTGA
- a CDS encoding NCS1 family nucleobase:cation symporter-1, whose amino-acid sequence MPHNGSSLSSPLTKPQDVIEAAGFPAGSGNVRPGYDRRLANEDLAPLRKQKWSAYNIFAFWMSDVHSVGGYVTAGSLFALGIASWQVLIALVVGIVIVQCFANLVAKPSQRTGVPYPVVNRFIFGVKGANIPAVIRGVIAIAWYGVQTFLAAESLNIVILKFIPGSAALVEPSFLGLNALGWISYAILWVAQAAVFWNGMEAIRRFIDWAGPAVYVVMIILAVYLVSRAGWENISFSLSSGEPLGFVESLPVMLTAIAIVVSYFSGPMLNFGDFARYGKSFTAVKRGNFWGLPINFLFFSILTVLTASATVPVFGELITDPIHTVERIDHWFAILLGGLTFVTATVGINIVANFISPAFDFSNVAPHRISWRAGGMIAAVGSVILTPWNWYNNDEAIHYTLGILSALIGPLFGVLIAGYYVVARQRIKVDDMYTMSENGAYWYRKGYNVNALAAVLGAGVPTILTAIVPKSLVFAGVAPAGAGAISDFSWFIGCGLGFAIFTILERVRPRVPRLEGEGGVSDGTVAEPVEGYPDTATAAIAVTEAARIVAQPASEETTTTKA is encoded by the coding sequence GTGCCACACAACGGATCTTCCCTCAGCTCACCGCTCACCAAGCCGCAGGACGTCATCGAGGCCGCCGGTTTCCCCGCCGGGTCGGGCAACGTGCGCCCCGGCTACGACCGTCGCCTGGCGAACGAGGATCTCGCCCCGCTGCGCAAGCAGAAGTGGTCGGCGTACAACATCTTCGCGTTCTGGATGAGCGACGTGCACTCCGTCGGCGGATACGTCACCGCCGGATCGCTCTTCGCCCTCGGCATCGCCAGCTGGCAGGTGCTCATCGCCCTCGTCGTCGGCATCGTCATCGTCCAGTGCTTCGCGAACCTCGTCGCCAAGCCGTCGCAGCGGACGGGCGTCCCGTACCCCGTCGTCAACCGCTTCATCTTCGGCGTCAAGGGCGCGAACATCCCCGCGGTCATCCGCGGCGTCATCGCGATCGCCTGGTACGGCGTGCAGACGTTCCTCGCCGCGGAGTCGCTCAACATCGTCATCCTCAAGTTCATCCCGGGCTCGGCCGCGCTCGTCGAGCCGAGCTTCCTGGGCCTGAACGCCCTGGGCTGGATCTCCTACGCGATCCTGTGGGTGGCGCAGGCGGCGGTGTTCTGGAACGGGATGGAGGCCATCCGCCGGTTCATCGACTGGGCGGGCCCCGCGGTGTACGTGGTGATGATCATCCTCGCGGTCTATCTCGTCTCGCGGGCGGGATGGGAGAACATCAGCTTCAGCCTCTCCTCGGGGGAGCCCCTCGGCTTCGTGGAGTCCCTTCCGGTGATGCTGACCGCGATCGCCATCGTGGTGTCGTACTTCTCGGGCCCCATGCTGAACTTCGGCGACTTCGCCCGCTACGGCAAGAGCTTCACGGCGGTCAAGCGCGGCAACTTCTGGGGCCTGCCGATCAACTTCCTCTTCTTCTCGATCCTCACGGTCCTCACGGCGTCGGCGACCGTGCCGGTGTTCGGCGAGCTCATCACCGATCCGATCCACACGGTCGAGCGCATCGACCACTGGTTCGCGATCCTGCTCGGTGGCCTGACCTTCGTCACGGCCACGGTCGGCATCAACATCGTCGCGAACTTCATCTCGCCGGCGTTCGACTTCTCGAACGTCGCGCCCCACCGCATCTCGTGGCGCGCCGGCGGAATGATCGCGGCCGTGGGGTCGGTCATCCTCACGCCGTGGAACTGGTACAACAACGACGAGGCGATCCACTACACCCTCGGCATCCTGTCGGCCCTCATCGGCCCGCTCTTCGGCGTGCTCATCGCCGGGTACTACGTCGTGGCGCGGCAGCGCATCAAGGTCGACGACATGTACACGATGTCCGAGAACGGTGCCTATTGGTACCGCAAGGGCTACAACGTCAACGCCCTCGCCGCGGTGCTCGGCGCCGGCGTGCCGACGATCCTCACCGCGATCGTGCCGAAGTCGCTCGTCTTCGCGGGCGTCGCCCCGGCCGGCGCCGGCGCGATCAGCGATTTCAGCTGGTTCATCGGCTGCGGGCTGGGCTTCGCGATCTTCACGATCCTCGAGCGGGTCCGCCCCCGCGTCCCGCGGCTGGAGGGCGAGGGCGGCGTCTCGGACGGCACCGTCGCGGAGCCCGTCGAGGGGTATCCCGACACCGCCACCGCCGCGATCGCGGTGACCGAGGCGGCGCGGATCGTCGCGCAGCCCGCATCCGAAGAGACGACGACGACGAAGGCCTGA
- a CDS encoding alpha-1,4-glucan--maltose-1-phosphate maltosyltransferase, whose product MVGRIPVIEVHPVVHGGERPAKATVGEPLPIRATVFREGHDQLGTEAVLIGPDGTRRPPVRMRELVPGTDRYEAWVTPDAEGAWAFEVQAFSDPLHTWTHDAGLKIPAGVDVDLMFLEARLLLERIADAHSLAGPHRTAHAAALAAATDASRPPEARLAVLTGPETQELFETHPLRDLLTVAGPYPLFADRARALFGSWYEFFPRSEGAKIDRRTKKLVSGTFRTAAKSLDRVAAMGFDVLYLPPIHPIGEVNRKGRNNTLAPGPDDPGSPWAIGSRHGGHDAIHPDLGTFADFDAFVRRAKRLGIEVALDLALQAAPDHPWVSEHPSFFRHRADGSIAYAENPPKKYQDIYPIFFDDDLEGVLAEVERVVRLWMSHGVRIFRVDNPHTKPVAFWERLLGSIRETDPDVIFLSEAFTRPAMMRTLGAIGFHQSYTYFTWRVEKGEIEDYLREVTSETDHLMRPSFWVNTPDILHASLQYGGPAMFAIRATLAAMATPTWGMYAGYELFEHVALRPGSEEYLDSEKYQIRVRDWTGAEESGKTLAPYIARLNELRRAHPALQLLRNLVVHRTDDDHVLCFSKTHGDDTVIVVINLDPHGARETTVHLDLEAAGLPERFLVHDELTGAEWVWGEHDYVRLEPTGDVAHILSVRAVP is encoded by the coding sequence CGTCCCCGGCACCGATCGCTACGAGGCCTGGGTCACCCCCGACGCCGAGGGGGCGTGGGCCTTCGAGGTGCAGGCGTTCAGCGATCCGCTGCACACGTGGACGCACGACGCGGGCCTGAAGATCCCCGCGGGCGTCGACGTCGACCTCATGTTCCTCGAGGCGCGGCTGCTGCTGGAGCGGATCGCCGACGCGCACAGCCTGGCCGGCCCCCATCGCACCGCGCACGCCGCCGCGCTCGCCGCGGCGACCGATGCCTCGCGTCCGCCCGAGGCGCGGCTGGCGGTGCTCACCGGGCCTGAGACGCAGGAGCTGTTCGAGACGCACCCGCTGCGCGATCTGCTCACCGTCGCCGGCCCCTACCCGCTGTTCGCCGACCGCGCCCGCGCGCTCTTCGGATCCTGGTACGAATTCTTCCCCCGCTCGGAGGGCGCGAAGATCGACCGCAGGACCAAGAAGCTCGTCAGCGGCACGTTCCGCACCGCGGCCAAGAGCCTCGATCGCGTCGCCGCGATGGGCTTCGACGTGCTGTACCTGCCGCCGATCCACCCGATCGGCGAGGTGAATCGCAAGGGCCGGAACAACACGCTGGCCCCCGGGCCCGACGACCCGGGGTCGCCGTGGGCGATCGGATCCCGCCACGGCGGACACGACGCGATCCACCCCGACCTCGGCACGTTCGCCGACTTCGACGCCTTCGTGCGCCGGGCGAAGCGGCTCGGGATCGAGGTCGCGCTCGACCTCGCGCTGCAGGCCGCGCCCGATCACCCCTGGGTGAGCGAGCACCCGTCGTTCTTCCGGCACCGCGCCGACGGATCGATCGCCTACGCCGAGAACCCGCCGAAGAAATACCAGGACATCTACCCGATCTTCTTCGACGACGACCTCGAGGGCGTCCTCGCCGAGGTGGAGCGGGTGGTCCGGCTGTGGATGAGCCACGGCGTGCGCATCTTCCGCGTCGACAACCCGCACACCAAGCCCGTGGCGTTCTGGGAGCGGCTGCTCGGATCGATCCGCGAGACCGATCCCGACGTGATCTTCCTCAGCGAGGCGTTCACGCGGCCGGCGATGATGCGCACACTCGGCGCGATCGGCTTCCACCAGTCGTACACGTACTTCACGTGGCGCGTGGAGAAGGGCGAGATCGAGGACTACCTGCGCGAGGTGACGAGCGAGACCGATCACCTCATGCGGCCGAGCTTCTGGGTGAACACCCCCGACATCCTGCACGCGAGTCTGCAGTACGGCGGACCGGCCATGTTCGCCATCCGGGCCACGCTCGCGGCCATGGCCACGCCCACGTGGGGCATGTACGCCGGCTACGAGCTGTTCGAGCACGTGGCGCTGCGCCCGGGCAGCGAGGAGTACCTCGACAGCGAGAAGTACCAGATCCGCGTGCGCGACTGGACGGGCGCCGAGGAGAGCGGCAAGACCCTCGCCCCGTACATCGCGCGGCTCAACGAGCTGCGCCGCGCCCACCCGGCGCTGCAGCTCCTGCGCAACCTCGTGGTGCACCGCACCGACGACGATCACGTCCTCTGCTTCTCGAAGACCCACGGCGACGACACCGTGATCGTCGTCATCAACCTCGACCCGCACGGCGCGCGCGAGACGACCGTGCACCTCGATCTGGAGGCGGCGGGCCTGCCCGAGCGCTTCCTCGTACACGACGAGCTCACCGGCGCCGAGTGGGTCTGGGGCGAGCACGACTACGTGCGCCTGGAGCCGACCGGCGACGTGGCGCACATCCTGAGCGTGAGGGCGGTGCCGTGA